Proteins found in one Methylobacterium sp. CB376 genomic segment:
- a CDS encoding response regulator → MPGPCPPSLSRVLVVEDEALVRMMAVDMLEDAGFLVLEAASADEAWALLENRNDIDVLFTDIEMPGSMNGFGLASRVAERWPRIRLVITSGRYRPARRDVPDHGEFLPKPYHANQVLRAFERAGTA, encoded by the coding sequence ATGCCTGGTCCGTGCCCCCCCTCCCTGTCGCGTGTTCTGGTCGTCGAGGACGAGGCCCTGGTGCGTATGATGGCTGTGGACATGCTGGAAGATGCCGGGTTCCTCGTCCTCGAAGCGGCCAGCGCCGACGAGGCGTGGGCTCTTCTGGAGAACCGGAACGACATCGATGTGCTGTTCACCGACATCGAGATGCCGGGCTCGATGAATGGCTTTGGTCTGGCTTCCCGAGTGGCCGAGCGTTGGCCGCGTATTCGCCTCGTGATCACGTCCGGGCGCTATCGCCCTGCCCGCCGCGATGTGCCTGACCACGGTGAGTTCCTGCCCAAGCCGTACCACGCGAATCAGGTGCTCCGGGCATTTGAGAGAGCCGGCACAGCCTAA